The segment AAGGTTCTTTGATGACTATCACGCCAGGTCCAGATATCGTTCAAAATAAAATTGGACATTATCGAAATTTCTATCGCAAAAGCACCAGCCAGCTCAACAGGAAGCTTTACCACAGTTTTGAAGAACCACAACATACCCATGTTAACTCCGACACCGCTTAAGCCTACCGCAGCAAAGCGAATAAATCGCAATTTGAGGCTTATAGTTTGATTATTATCAGGCATAGCTCATAAAATTTAGAACAATTTCTTTACAGCGCAAGCAGAGTGCACCCAAAAAATAAAAAAACGGCCCCACACGAAGTGGAGCCGCAGAAGCTGCAATAACCTCATTCTCTTCTTGAAATCAATACTCGTATTCACCCGGCGATGGCATAGGCGGTTTCTCTTTCTTCTCGGGCTTCTCAACCACAAGCGCCTCTGTCGTAAGCAGTAGGGATGCTATAGATACCGCATTCTCGAGCGCTATTCGCACCACCTTTTTCGGGTCAATAACACCCGATTGCAGCAGATTTTCGTATTTTTCGGTCTCAGCATTGAATCCGTAGTCGCCATCTTTGCTCATGACCTCATTAACCACTACTGACCCCTCATAACCCGCATTGTTAGCTATCTGTTTCAGCGGTTCAGCGAGAGCCTTCTTAAGAATAACCGTTGCTATCTTCTCATCGCCTTTCAGGTCTTTTCTGACCTTATCGAGCACAGGAATGGTCCTTATGAGCGCTACACCACCACCGGGAACTATTCCCTCTTCTACTGCTGCACGGGTAGCATGCAAAGCGTCCTCAACGCGGGCTTTCTTCTCCTTCATGTCGGTCTCGGTGGGAGCACCAACCTTTATTACCGCGACACCACCAGCAAGCTTGGCAAGTCTCTCCTGAAGTTTTTCACGGTCCCAATCGGAAGTCGCCTTATCTATGAGTGTTCGTATCTCGTTTATTCTGGCTTTAATCATCTCAGGGTCACCTTTCCCACCAACTATAGTTGTATTATCCTTGTCCACAACCACCTTATCTGCACGGCCGAGCTGCTCTATCTTTGTGTTTTCGAGTTTGAATCCGAGCTCCTCGGATATAACCTGTCCCCCAGTAAGTATCGCTATATCCTGAAGCATCTGCTTTCTTCTATCGCCGAATCCGGGGGCTTTGACTGCGCACACCTTCATCGTTCCGCGGAGTTTGTTCACAACGAGCGTCGCCAGCGCTTCACCCTCGACATCCTCAGCTATAACGAGCAACGGTTTCCCAGCATTGAATATTTGTTCGAGAAGCGGCAGTATATCCTTTACAGAACTTATTTTTTTGTCGTGGATGAGAATGTAAGGCTCCTCAAGCACAGCCTCCATTTTCTCGGGGTCGGTTATGAAGTAGGGGGAAATGTAACCACGGTCAAACTGCATACCCTCAACCACCTCAAGAGTTGTCTCCGTTCCTTTAGCCTCCTCAACCGTTATCACGCCCTCTTTCCCGACCTTATCCATCGCCTCCGCAATGAGCTTTCCTATCTCCATGTCGTTGTTCGCGGAAATAGCGGCAACATTTGCGATCTCCTGGGAATCAGAGATATCCTTCGCCATTTTCTCGAGCTCGTCCACTATAGCCTTTGTCGCTTTCTCAAAACCTCTCCTCAGAGCCTGAGGGTTCGCACCCGCCGTGATGTTCTTTAGTCCATCGAGGAAGATCACCTCAGCGAGGACAGTGGCTGTGGTTGTCCCATCACCCGCGACATCTGATGTTTTGCTTGCTACCTCCTTCACGAGCTGTGCACCAAGGTTTTCGAATGGGTCCTCAAGCTCAATCTCCTTGGCGACTGTCACGCCATCTTTCGTTATCAACGGTGAACCGAACTTCCTCTCGAGTATAACATTTCTTCCCTTTGGTCCAAGCGTTACCTTGACCACATTTGCCAGCTTGGTTACGCCAGCTTTAATCTTTTCGCGGGCATCTATCGAGTACTCTATAATTTTTGCAGCCATTTTTCACCTCCTTTCGCTTGCTTGGGTTATTCTATTATCGCGAGCACATCTGACTCGCGCATTATGAGATATTCCTCGTCGTCTATCTCTATCTCAGTTCCAGCGTACTTGGCAAAAAGAATTTTATCACCCTTCTTCACTTTAAGTGGGACAATTTTTCCCTCATCGTTTATTCTGCCTTCACCGACCTCGATGACTTCGCCCTGCTGCGGTCTTTCCTTGGCAGTATCGGGGATTATTATTCCACCCTTTTTTACCTCTACCTCAATGGGTTTCACGAGAATTCGGTCGTACATCGGTTTAATTTTCATTTTTCACCTCCTTTATCTTATTGTCACACAACGATTTAGCTCTAATTTTTAGCAACACTTTCTTGGGAGTGCTAATATAGTGATAAGCAAATTTTTGTCAAGAAATTTTTTAATAAAAAGATGTGTAAAGTTTGATTTCTAAATCAATGAAGATTAATATGAATATAGCAAAAATTCCCATAATAGGAGGCGATAACATGAAAAAATCTTTGGCGATTAATTTTATTCTATTCATCAGTTTATTCTGCATAGAATGGCAACCTGCAGGTCCCGGAGGCGGCGGAGCAATGTTTGTTCCTGCTGTATCGCCCCATAACCCAAACCTAATGTTCATATCCTGCGACATGGGTGGTGTATATAGAAGCACCGATGGTGGTACAAGCTGGCACATGATTAATTTCAGACAATTAAAAAATTCAATAGCCTGCCCACCTGTTTTTCACCCTGTTGACTCGCTGACAATGTGGGATGATTGCTACAGAAACTGGCGGTATTACATAAATATATCGACCGACGGCGGAGAAACATGGGATTCCGTATGGCGTTCACCGAGGAAAATATTGGCTCTTCATTGCCTAAGGGACACACCGCTCTGCGTGTTGGCGTCGGTGCAGGACTCGGGGATATATAGAAGCGTGGACGGAGTTTCTTTCGCGTTAACATATCGAGTAAAAAATGTGTTCAAATTCGACGAAAACGATTCAGGAGTCTTCGCGTGCTCTGAAACGCTGCTCCTTCGCTCAACTGACAGGGGCGTTTCGTTCAGCAACATCCCACTCCCAGCTGGAATAACAGCTTCGAATGAGATAGTTGACATAGCGGCAAGCGGCGAAAAACTTTTCGTTCTCTCGCCATCCACACTCTGGTGTTCGAGCGATTGCGGGATAAGCTGGCGGACATGTATTAACTCGTCTTCCTACGAACGAGGAAATTTCCAATTCGTGCGGGCAGCGGGAAACTTCGTCTGGGTAACCACAGACAACAGCGGCAGGAAACAGCCAACCGCGCTTCTTTCCACCGATGGCGGAATTACATTTAGTGAAGTATTTTTCTGCAACAGTTCCTGGGGTGATGTTCCCAATCTCGCTCATGGCTGGATTTCGCTTGATTATAGCTGTGGCTGGGGCGGTGCAGCCATAGGATTCACTATCTGCCGAACCAATCCAAAAATAGCACTCTGGACAGATATGGGGCGCGCGCTCGCAACATTTAGCGCCGGGACAAGCTGGGCAGCAGTATACACCGAATTCGCGGATACCGGCTCACGAAGGGATGGCGCAAAGTGGCGCTCGGTAGGGCTTGAGGTAACGACATCGTGGGATCTATACATATCAAAAACGAGACCCGGCAGAATGAGAATAGCGTATACAGACATAAGCGGAGCGATAAGCGATGATGGAGGCGCAACATGGCAAATAGCTTTTGAGGGAATACCGACAACCTGGCGAAACACAAACTACGACCTCGAATACGACTCGACAACCGGCATTCTTTGGGGAGCTTTCTCGGGTCTTCACGATATAAAAGGTGGCTGGAGTGCGAATTTCTGGAACAGAAGCGGACATGGCGGCGTCGCCTACTCAACTGACCAAGGCAAGTCATGGATAGCTCTTCATGGTGGTCTCCCGGATAAGCCAGTAACATCCATAGCCATCGATTATACATCTCCTCCAACCGCGAGAAGAATATATGCTGCTGTTTGGTCGGATGGCATATGGCGAAGCACCGACGGCGGAAGAACATGGGAAAGATGCTCACGAGGACTCGATTGCGGAAGTGGCACGTCCACGGCGCATGGTCCGAACACACACATGGTGGAAGTAAAAGTTCACCCTACAGGCACAGTTTTCGCGCTCAAAACAAAATATATACGACCAGACTATATAATAAAAAATGACGGTGGTTTGTGGAAATCCACTGACGGCGGAGACAATTGGGAATGTATATCGACAAATGTTGCCGACTGTCCACCCGTTTCATGGATAGACAGTGCTGGCGAGCATTCGTGGGCGGACCCTATATCGTTCGTTCTTGACCCTTTAAATGTGGACCACATATGGGTTTGTGCACAAAACTGCAACAACGGAAAAGTTCAGGGCGGATTGTACGAGACAACGGATGGTGGTAGAAATTGGACACGAATATTGAGAATATATGGTGCGCTCACTTTAACTAAATCTACATACTATCCCAATACATTTTATCTTGGCACAGCAAGAAACGGTATTATGGTCTCTACTGATGGGGGAGTTACATGGAGCGAAATAACAAACTTTCCGTTCGAAACCGTAACTAAAATTACTGAAGACCCATTCGATAGTAATGTAATCTGGATAAACACTTTCGGTGGCGGTGTATGGAAAGGATATATACATGGAACGGGTATAATAAATAAAAATGAAAAATATAACAATATGAAGTGCACAATTTCTATATACCCAAATCCATTCAATAATGCTATTTCGATTCTTGCTGACTATGATGCAACAATCAGAATAATAACTATAAACGGGCGAATTGTTTACAGCGGGAAAATAGCGAAAAAATCGCGTTTTATATGGTATCCTCGTGAGCTTAATTCAGGTATATATATTCTCGAGGCCTCTGCTGGAAATAGCAAAATATATAGAAAAGTATTATATATAAAATAACTACTCAGTTACCTCGAAATCCCAGTCGACCTTTATGCCAGCCATTCTTACCACTGCAGATACCGAGCAGTATTTGTCCTGCGAAAGAGTTATGGCTCTCTTTACCTTACTTATATCAACTGCATCAGGCGAATCCACCGAAATAGTGTAATTCAATTTTATATATTTGGGAACCTTTGGATGATCATCTTCCCTTTCCGCCTCAAGCCTCATTGCAAGGCGCTTAAGTGGTATCCGCATTTTCTTAAGTATGCTTATAACATCCATAGCTGTGCAAGCTGCGAGGCTAACGAGAAATGTTTCAAAAGGTCTTATCGCAGCATTATGACCACCGTGGGACTCGTCAGCGTCAAAAACGACCCAGTGCCCCGAGTCAGCTTTCCCTACAAGCGTTAATCCGTCAACCTGCAGGATTTCAACGGTAACTTTTTTGCCCATATTAATATTCTATTTTTTCGTTACTGGTTCCTCTATTAATTTCCTCACCCACTGGTCGAAAAAGCTTTCTGGCCTGTAGCCAATAACTTTGTGCCTTATGTTGCCGTTTTTATCGATTATGAATGTCGTGGGAATAGACGAAATGTTCCCGAATCTCCTTACCATTTCAGGATTAGCCATCCCGAGCAAAACGGGATAATTTATGCCAAGCTTTTTGGAAATCTTCTTAACTGTCTCTTTCGGCACTCTGCTGTCAAGATTAACTCCTATAACGATAAAAGGTTTCCCCTTGTATTTTTTCATTAATCTCACGAAGCCCGGTATTTCGTATCGGCAAGGGGCGCACCATGTCGCCCAAAAATCGAGTATTATCACCTTGCCCCTGTGGTCGGATAGCCGAACTCTTTTCCCGGATAGTGATGGTAGCTCTATGTCTGGGGCTTTAATCTGTTCCAAAAGATTCGCCGCCTGTGGCTTTTGCTTCTCATACAAGCTCTCAACTTTTTCAGTCGCCTGCTTGGACTTGCTCTCTTTTGACCCGCCACATCCGTAAAAGGCAAGCAAAGACAACATAAAGCCAGTCAGAAGAATTTTTGCTACTTTGTTTTTGTTCATTTCCCAATCACCTCTTCCACTTTTTTCTTTATCACCTTGTATGGCACCGCGCCGACTATTGACTTTACTGGAACACCATCCTTAAAGATCAAAAGTGCCGGTATACTTAATATTTGATATTTAGCGGCTATTTGTGGGCTTTCGTCCACATCGAGCTCGTAAACCTTAAGCCGCCCCTCGTACTCCTTAGCTATTTTCTCTACAAAAGGTTCTATCATCTTGCACGGAGCACACCAAACACCCGAAAAATCAATCAAAACGGGGAGCTCCGATTTTAGGACCTTCTCCTCGAAATCAGCGTGTGTTACTTTTGGAATACCCGCCATTAACTCTCCTCCTTTATTTCCTGTATTATACCCTCGATTCTCTCCGCTATTATCCGCCAATCAAGTCGTTCTAAGGCATATTTTCTGGCTTTAGCCCCCAAATTTTTGTAATTATCGTTTGTCAGCAAATAGTTCATTTTCTCCGACAAGTCTTTATCGAAAGGGGGATTTATACCTATCGCCACGCCATGCTCCTCAAGCTTCTTGAAAGTTTCGCACCGCGTTATGAGACTCGGCACAGCCGATGCAGCGTAATGATTAACCTTCACCTGCCAGCAATACGGCGCGACATCAGGGTCCATAAGTGCAACACCGACATCAAACGCAGCAATATAATCTCGACTCTGCTCAACAGTAACCGGTGAAACAACCATTATTCGGTTCTTAACACGGCTTTCTTCCACCAATCTGAGCAATCGACCGAGCTCACTCCCAGACCCCCCAACGAAAAGCATCACATCATCTCGTTCATCGGCAAGGAGCTCAAAACCTCGAATCACGACATCAAGCATGTGCCACGGATACATTGCGCCGATATATCCAATCCAATATGCGTCCTCGGGTTTCATCCCAAGCTTGCGGCGTAAGGCGATTTTATCCGCAGAAGGCGTAAATCTTTTCGTGTCAACGCCATTAGGAACGAATTCGAAACGGTCCGGGCTAATATTGTACTTTTTCGACAAAAAACGCGCTATCTCGGAAGTTACCACAATGTTTTTAGTCGCCTTACGGATTCTTGACGGAAATCTGAACAGGACATCCAGCAAAGCAATAAACTTAGACCTCGTATTCTTCAATTTCCGAGCCTCAATGTTTATAAGACCATTATGCTCAAGAATTACCGGAATTCGGTGTTTTATTGCCGATGAAATAACGCTTCCTGCAAGAAAATAGTCTCTAATATAGAGCACATCAATATCGCCAGGCAAATTCCCAGCCACAGCCCTATCAAAT is part of the bacterium genome and harbors:
- a CDS encoding GtrA family protein; translation: MPDNNQTISLKLRFIRFAAVGLSGVGVNMGMLWFFKTVVKLPVELAGAFAIEISIMSNFILNDIWTWRDSHQRTFLGRMWRYHTSVAITAFGINLPVLVLLNKRLGVNYLIANLFGIALAAGANFLLNHFWTYRRKF
- the groL gene encoding chaperonin GroEL (60 kDa chaperone family; promotes refolding of misfolded polypeptides especially under stressful conditions; forms two stacked rings of heptamers to form a barrel-shaped 14mer; ends can be capped by GroES; misfolded proteins enter the barrel where they are refolded when GroES binds), encoding MAAKIIEYSIDAREKIKAGVTKLANVVKVTLGPKGRNVILERKFGSPLITKDGVTVAKEIELEDPFENLGAQLVKEVASKTSDVAGDGTTTATVLAEVIFLDGLKNITAGANPQALRRGFEKATKAIVDELEKMAKDISDSQEIANVAAISANNDMEIGKLIAEAMDKVGKEGVITVEEAKGTETTLEVVEGMQFDRGYISPYFITDPEKMEAVLEEPYILIHDKKISSVKDILPLLEQIFNAGKPLLVIAEDVEGEALATLVVNKLRGTMKVCAVKAPGFGDRRKQMLQDIAILTGGQVISEELGFKLENTKIEQLGRADKVVVDKDNTTIVGGKGDPEMIKARINEIRTLIDKATSDWDREKLQERLAKLAGGVAVIKVGAPTETDMKEKKARVEDALHATRAAVEEGIVPGGGVALIRTIPVLDKVRKDLKGDEKIATVILKKALAEPLKQIANNAGYEGSVVVNEVMSKDGDYGFNAETEKYENLLQSGVIDPKKVVRIALENAVSIASLLLTTEALVVEKPEKKEKPPMPSPGEYEY
- the groES gene encoding co-chaperone GroES, translating into MKIKPMYDRILVKPIEVEVKKGGIIIPDTAKERPQQGEVIEVGEGRINDEGKIVPLKVKKGDKILFAKYAGTEIEIDDEEYLIMRESDVLAIIE
- a CDS encoding T9SS type A sorting domain-containing protein, which encodes MKKSLAINFILFISLFCIEWQPAGPGGGGAMFVPAVSPHNPNLMFISCDMGGVYRSTDGGTSWHMINFRQLKNSIACPPVFHPVDSLTMWDDCYRNWRYYINISTDGGETWDSVWRSPRKILALHCLRDTPLCVLASVQDSGIYRSVDGVSFALTYRVKNVFKFDENDSGVFACSETLLLRSTDRGVSFSNIPLPAGITASNEIVDIAASGEKLFVLSPSTLWCSSDCGISWRTCINSSSYERGNFQFVRAAGNFVWVTTDNSGRKQPTALLSTDGGITFSEVFFCNSSWGDVPNLAHGWISLDYSCGWGGAAIGFTICRTNPKIALWTDMGRALATFSAGTSWAAVYTEFADTGSRRDGAKWRSVGLEVTTSWDLYISKTRPGRMRIAYTDISGAISDDGGATWQIAFEGIPTTWRNTNYDLEYDSTTGILWGAFSGLHDIKGGWSANFWNRSGHGGVAYSTDQGKSWIALHGGLPDKPVTSIAIDYTSPPTARRIYAAVWSDGIWRSTDGGRTWERCSRGLDCGSGTSTAHGPNTHMVEVKVHPTGTVFALKTKYIRPDYIIKNDGGLWKSTDGGDNWECISTNVADCPPVSWIDSAGEHSWADPISFVLDPLNVDHIWVCAQNCNNGKVQGGLYETTDGGRNWTRILRIYGALTLTKSTYYPNTFYLGTARNGIMVSTDGGVTWSEITNFPFETVTKITEDPFDSNVIWINTFGGGVWKGYIHGTGIINKNEKYNNMKCTISIYPNPFNNAISILADYDATIRIITINGRIVYSGKIAKKSRFIWYPRELNSGIYILEASAGNSKIYRKVLYIK
- a CDS encoding OsmC family protein, whose translation is MGKKVTVEILQVDGLTLVGKADSGHWVVFDADESHGGHNAAIRPFETFLVSLAACTAMDVISILKKMRIPLKRLAMRLEAEREDDHPKVPKYIKLNYTISVDSPDAVDISKVKRAITLSQDKYCSVSAVVRMAGIKVDWDFEVTE
- a CDS encoding TlpA family protein disulfide reductase: MNKNKVAKILLTGFMLSLLAFYGCGGSKESKSKQATEKVESLYEKQKPQAANLLEQIKAPDIELPSLSGKRVRLSDHRGKVIILDFWATWCAPCRYEIPGFVRLMKKYKGKPFIVIGVNLDSRVPKETVKKISKKLGINYPVLLGMANPEMVRRFGNISSIPTTFIIDKNGNIRHKVIGYRPESFFDQWVRKLIEEPVTKK
- the trxA gene encoding thioredoxin; this translates as MAGIPKVTHADFEEKVLKSELPVLIDFSGVWCAPCKMIEPFVEKIAKEYEGRLKVYELDVDESPQIAAKYQILSIPALLIFKDGVPVKSIVGAVPYKVIKKKVEEVIGK
- a CDS encoding glycosyltransferase family 4 protein, with translation MDFCKLFMAGLSIGYICYHDISQDNAVSEHVKGVVNGLCELGHRVTLITRTEKKSGLNDSVRMMVISGKNSLGFDRAVAGNLPGDIDVLYIRDYFLAGSVISSAIKHRIPVILEHNGLINIEARKLKNTRSKFIALLDVLFRFPSRIRKATKNIVVTSEIARFLSKKYNISPDRFEFVPNGVDTKRFTPSADKIALRRKLGMKPEDAYWIGYIGAMYPWHMLDVVIRGFELLADERDDVMLFVGGSGSELGRLLRLVEESRVKNRIMVVSPVTVEQSRDYIAAFDVGVALMDPDVAPYCWQVKVNHYAASAVPSLITRCETFKKLEEHGVAIGINPPFDKDLSEKMNYLLTNDNYKNLGAKARKYALERLDWRIIAERIEGIIQEIKEES